In Crinalium epipsammum PCC 9333, the following are encoded in one genomic region:
- the dnaG gene encoding DNA primase has translation MQIPRLHPDTIEQVKERADIVDVVSEYVVLRKRGKDYQGLCPFHEEKTPSFTVSPGKQMFYCFGCQAGGNAIKFLMEVGKRAFGEVVLDLARRYQVPVQTLEPAQRQELQRQISQREQLYEILAVTTSFYQHALRQPQGNLALEYLKSERGLAEETIQSFQLGYAPSGWEILYKYLVEQKSFPVQLVEQAGLIVPRKSGGGYYDRFRDRLIIPIHDTQGRVIGFGGRTLTDEQPKYLNSPETELFDKGRTLFALDKAKDAIGKQDQAVVVEGYFDAIALHEAGINNVVASLGTALSLNQVKQLLRYTDSKRIILNFDADAAGTNAAERAIGEIANLAYQGEVQLRILNLPKGKDADEFVKSKTDGAAQYQELLDHAPLWLDWQIQQTLVNRDISQSDQFQQVAQQMVKLLSNIENAASQTQYLELCAKLLGKDDSRSVTLLIESLRKQLKKLNLPLQPKTNNQQQFIPVPAKTDRDLLKQAEILLLKIYIHCPQYREDILFALEDRDLLFSLQYHLVWQYFQELALKSPGIIYTSEEIISLLQDFSVKLPKNIANFIHLFHLDEKSQLEILKPHLVIRTAVASLERVKCELQRRYCLQKWRNLEKSAKDWVFYYQQFHQADRRIHELDLERYSSLESS, from the coding sequence ATGCAAATTCCCCGCTTACACCCAGATACTATTGAGCAAGTTAAGGAACGTGCAGACATCGTTGATGTTGTCTCGGAATACGTTGTTTTGCGTAAGCGTGGGAAAGATTATCAAGGTTTGTGTCCTTTCCATGAGGAAAAAACACCGAGTTTTACCGTTAGTCCTGGGAAGCAGATGTTTTACTGCTTTGGTTGTCAAGCTGGCGGTAATGCGATTAAGTTTTTGATGGAGGTAGGGAAACGGGCGTTTGGTGAGGTGGTGCTAGATTTAGCACGGCGCTATCAAGTACCTGTACAAACTCTAGAACCAGCACAAAGGCAGGAATTACAACGCCAGATATCGCAGCGAGAGCAGTTGTATGAAATTTTAGCTGTAACTACGAGTTTTTATCAACACGCTTTAAGACAACCGCAAGGAAATTTGGCGCTGGAGTATTTGAAATCTGAACGAGGTTTAGCTGAGGAAACGATTCAAAGTTTTCAGTTAGGTTATGCGCCGTCTGGTTGGGAAATTCTTTATAAATATTTGGTTGAACAAAAAAGCTTTCCAGTGCAGCTTGTAGAGCAGGCTGGTTTAATTGTACCACGTAAATCAGGGGGCGGTTATTATGACCGATTTCGCGATCGCCTGATAATTCCCATCCACGACACCCAAGGGAGAGTTATCGGTTTTGGTGGACGTACTTTAACTGATGAACAACCAAAGTATCTTAACTCACCGGAAACTGAGTTATTTGATAAGGGGAGAACTTTATTTGCGTTAGATAAGGCAAAAGATGCAATTGGTAAGCAAGATCAAGCGGTGGTGGTTGAGGGTTATTTTGATGCGATCGCACTTCACGAAGCTGGTATTAATAATGTAGTTGCATCTCTTGGTACTGCACTTAGTTTAAATCAAGTAAAACAACTGCTGCGTTACACCGATTCTAAAAGAATTATACTCAATTTTGATGCTGATGCTGCTGGAACTAACGCCGCCGAAAGAGCTATTGGCGAAATTGCTAATTTAGCTTATCAAGGGGAAGTACAGTTACGCATTCTAAACTTACCAAAAGGTAAAGATGCCGACGAATTTGTTAAAAGTAAAACTGATGGCGCGGCACAATATCAAGAATTATTAGATCATGCGCCTTTGTGGTTAGATTGGCAGATTCAACAAACATTAGTTAATCGAGATATCAGTCAATCTGACCAATTTCAGCAAGTTGCTCAACAAATGGTTAAGTTACTGAGCAATATTGAGAATGCCGCTAGTCAAACTCAGTATTTAGAACTTTGTGCAAAATTACTTGGCAAAGATGATAGCCGTTCTGTAACATTACTAATTGAAAGCTTACGAAAGCAACTTAAGAAATTAAATTTACCATTACAACCAAAAACTAACAATCAACAGCAATTTATACCTGTCCCTGCTAAAACTGATCGCGATCTTTTAAAACAAGCAGAAATCTTACTATTAAAAATTTATATACATTGCCCGCAATATCGAGAAGACATTCTTTTTGCTTTAGAAGATCGAGATTTATTATTTAGCCTTCAATATCATTTAGTGTGGCAATATTTTCAAGAATTAGCACTAAAATCACCAGGAATTATTTATACCTCCGAGGAAATTATTTCATTATTGCAAGATTTTAGTGTTAAACTACCTAAAAATATTGCTAATTTTATACATTTATTTCATCTGGACGAGAAAAGTCAGCTAGAAATTCTTAAACCACATTTGGTAATTAGGACAGCAGTTGCATCTTTAGAAAGAGTAAAGTGTGAACTACAGCGACGTTACTGTTTACAAAAGTGGCGCAATTTAGAAAAATCTGCTAAGGATTGGGTGTTTTATTATCAGCAATTTCATCAAGCTGATCGACGTATCCATGAATTAGATCTGGAACGTTATTCTAGTCTTGAAAGCTCATAA
- the ppsA gene encoding phosphoenolpyruvate synthase — protein sequence MVTTAQEKSFQSSKERSLVLWFDEVGMADVHLVGGKNASLGEMIQQLTRKEVKVPLGFATTSSAYRYFIEKAGLEVKLRQLFADLDVEDVNNLRQRGKQARSLILNTPFPQDLQDAIAKNYQTMCDRYGIDTEVAVRSSATAEDLPDASFAGQQETYLHIQGIKDVLEACHKCFASLFTDRAISYRHLKDFDHFDVALSVGIQKMVRSDLACAGVMFTIDTETGFKNAVLITAAYGLGENVVQGAVNPDEYLVFKPTLKAGFRPIIEKRLGTKELKLVCDLGGCKVTKQEKVPKIEQQQFALNEYEVLHLARWACIIEDHYSEIRGVYTPMDIEWAKDGLTGELFIVQARPETVQSQKTKNVLRSYHLQQHSEVLVIGRSVGEAIGQGKARVIFDVQKLELFQAGEVLVTDKTDPDWEPIMKKASAIVTNKGGRTCHAAIIARELGIPAIVGCGDATDILTTGQEVTVSCAEGEEGKVYTGLLPFEVKEIPLENLPRTRTKIMMNVGNPEEAFSLSAIPNDGVGLARLEFIIANHIKVHPLALINFDNLKDEEVKRKIAALTFLYEEKPRYFVDKLSQGVARIAAAFYPNPVVVRMSDFKSNEYANLLGGKQFEPHEENPMLSWRGAARYYDVRYRDAFALECHALKRVRDEMGLTNVIPMIPFCRTPEEGRKVLAEMAKHGLEQGKNGLQIYVMCELPSNVILADEFSEVFDGFSIGSNDLTQLTLGLDRDSGLVAHLFDERNEAVKRMVKMAIASAKRNNRKIGICGQAPSDYPEFARFLVEEGIDSMSLNPDSVLKTLLTVAEVEGVG from the coding sequence ATGGTGACAACGGCTCAAGAAAAGTCTTTTCAGTCCTCCAAAGAGCGATCGCTCGTTCTATGGTTTGATGAAGTTGGGATGGCTGATGTCCACCTAGTAGGCGGTAAGAATGCTTCCTTGGGGGAAATGATTCAACAATTGACCCGCAAAGAAGTTAAAGTTCCTTTAGGATTTGCGACAACATCTTCTGCTTATCGCTATTTTATTGAGAAAGCTGGTTTAGAAGTAAAACTGCGTCAGCTATTTGCTGATTTAGATGTCGAAGATGTTAATAATTTACGTCAGCGCGGTAAACAAGCACGTTCTTTAATTTTGAATACGCCGTTTCCGCAAGATTTGCAAGATGCGATCGCCAAAAATTATCAAACAATGTGCGATCGCTATGGTATAGATACAGAAGTTGCAGTGCGTTCTTCTGCTACTGCTGAAGACTTACCCGACGCAAGTTTTGCAGGTCAACAAGAAACATATCTACACATTCAAGGAATCAAAGACGTTTTAGAAGCGTGTCATAAATGTTTTGCTTCCCTATTTACTGACCGCGCTATCTCCTATCGTCATCTTAAAGACTTCGATCACTTTGACGTTGCTTTGTCAGTCGGTATCCAAAAAATGGTACGTTCCGACTTAGCTTGTGCTGGGGTAATGTTTACTATTGATACGGAGACAGGTTTTAAAAATGCTGTTTTAATTACTGCTGCTTATGGATTAGGTGAAAACGTTGTCCAAGGTGCAGTTAATCCAGATGAATATTTAGTTTTTAAACCTACCTTAAAAGCAGGGTTTCGTCCAATTATCGAAAAACGTCTAGGAACTAAAGAATTAAAATTAGTATGCGATTTAGGCGGCTGTAAAGTTACTAAACAAGAAAAAGTACCTAAAATAGAACAGCAACAATTTGCCCTAAATGAGTACGAAGTTTTACACTTAGCACGTTGGGCGTGTATTATTGAAGACCACTATAGCGAAATACGGGGTGTTTATACCCCAATGGATATTGAATGGGCGAAAGATGGATTAACAGGGGAATTATTCATTGTCCAAGCGCGTCCAGAAACAGTACAATCTCAGAAGACTAAAAATGTTCTCCGCAGTTATCATTTACAACAACATAGCGAAGTTTTAGTAATAGGTCGTAGTGTTGGGGAAGCTATTGGTCAAGGAAAAGCTAGAGTAATTTTCGATGTTCAAAAATTAGAATTATTCCAAGCAGGGGAAGTTTTAGTAACAGATAAAACCGACCCAGATTGGGAACCAATTATGAAAAAAGCGAGTGCCATTGTTACTAACAAAGGTGGGCGCACGTGCCACGCAGCGATCATAGCACGAGAATTAGGTATACCCGCAATTGTTGGTTGTGGTGATGCTACTGATATTTTAACTACAGGGCAAGAAGTAACAGTTTCTTGTGCAGAGGGTGAAGAAGGAAAAGTTTATACAGGATTATTACCTTTTGAAGTTAAGGAGATTCCTTTAGAAAACCTCCCCCGCACTCGCACTAAAATTATGATGAATGTGGGTAATCCTGAAGAAGCATTTAGCCTTTCAGCGATTCCTAATGATGGGGTAGGATTAGCGCGGTTAGAATTTATCATTGCCAATCATATCAAAGTTCATCCACTGGCTTTAATTAACTTTGATAACTTAAAGGATGAAGAAGTTAAAAGAAAAATTGCTGCTTTAACTTTTTTGTATGAAGAAAAACCGCGCTATTTTGTAGATAAATTATCTCAAGGAGTAGCTAGAATCGCCGCAGCTTTCTATCCTAATCCGGTAGTGGTGCGGATGAGTGATTTCAAAAGTAATGAATACGCTAATCTTTTAGGTGGTAAACAGTTTGAACCACACGAAGAAAACCCGATGTTAAGTTGGCGGGGTGCGGCGCGTTATTACGATGTGCGATATCGGGATGCTTTTGCTTTAGAATGTCATGCACTTAAACGGGTACGCGATGAAATGGGATTAACAAATGTTATCCCGATGATTCCTTTTTGTCGCACACCAGAAGAAGGGCGTAAGGTGTTAGCGGAAATGGCGAAGCATGGTTTAGAGCAAGGTAAGAATGGGTTGCAAATTTATGTAATGTGCGAGTTACCTAGTAATGTAATTTTAGCTGATGAATTTAGTGAAGTTTTTGATGGTTTCTCGATTGGTTCTAATGATTTAACTCAGTTAACTTTAGGATTAGATCGAGATTCGGGTTTAGTTGCTCATTTATTTGATGAACGCAATGAAGCAGTGAAGCGGATGGTAAAAATGGCGATCGCATCTGCTAAAAGGAATAATCGCAAAATCGGTATCTGCGGTCAAGCACCGAGTGATTATCCTGAATTTGCCCG